In the Parus major isolate Abel chromosome 4A, Parus_major1.1, whole genome shotgun sequence genome, one interval contains:
- the ZDHHC9 gene encoding palmitoyltransferase ZDHHC9 gives MSVMVARKKVVRKWEKLPGRNTFCCDGRIMMARQKGIFYLTLFLILGTCALFFAFECRYLAVQLSPAIPVFAAVLFLFAMATLLRTSFSDPGVIPRALPDEAAFIEMEIEATNGTVPQGQRPPPRIKNFQINNQIVKLKYCYTCKIFRPPRASHCSICDNCVERFDHHCPWVGNCVGKRNYRYFYLFILSLSLLTIYIFTFNIVYVALKSLKIGFLNTLKETPGTVLEVLICFFTLWSVVGLTGFHTFLVALNQTTNEDIKGSWTGKNRVQNPYSHGNIVKNCCEVLCGPLPPSVLDRRGILQQEESTAQEGSCLRGPGTQEPPATQGPGQAQEGGMKQQDGSIPLPSAVPAPSVADTEKPEEKQRTPGELPVPPPDAGRAEH, from the exons ATGTCGGTGATGGTGGCGAGGAAGAAGGTGGTTCGGAAATGGGAGAAGCTGCCgggcaggaacaccttctgCTGCGACGGCCGGATCATGATGGCCCGGCAGAAGGGCATCTTCTACCTGACGCTCTTCCTCATCCTCGGCACCTGCGCCCTCTTCTTCGCCTTCGA GTGCCGGTACCTGGCTGTGCAGCTGTCCCCGGCCATCCCCGTGTTTGCAGCCGTTCTCTTCCTGTTCGCCATGGCCACGCTGCTGCGGACGAGCTTCAGCGACCCCGGCGTCATCCCGAGGGCCCTGCCCGACGAGGCAGCCTTCATTGAGATGGAGATCG AGGCCACCAACGGGACGGTGCCGCAGGGTCAGCGCCCGCCCCCGCGCATCAAGAACTTCCAGATCAACAACCAGATCGTGAAGCTCAAGTACTGCTACACGTGCAAGATCTTCCGGCCGCCGCGCGCCTCGCACTGCAGCATCTGCGACAACTGCGTGG AGCGCTTCGACCATCACTGTCCCTGGGTGGGCAACTGCGTGGGGAAGAGGAACTACCGCTACTTCTACCTCTTCATCCTCTCGCTCTCCCTCCTCACCATCTACATCTTCACCTTCAACATCGTCTACGTAGCACTGA AATCTCTGAAGATTGGGTTTCTGAACACGTTGAAGGAAACCCCAGGGAC TGTACTGGAGGTGCTCATCTGTTTCTTCACGCTGTGGTCGGTGGTGGGGTTAACTGGGTTCCACACCTTCCTGGTGGCACTGAATCAGACAACCAACGAAGAT ATTAAGGGGTCCTGGACTGGCAAGAACCGTGTGCAGAATCCCTACAGCCACGGCAACATCGTGAAGAACTGCTGCGAGGTGCTCTGTGGGCCCCTGCCCCCCAG TGTCCTGGACAGACGGGgaatcctgcagcaggaggagagcacagctcaggaggGGTCGTGCCTGCGGGGACCCGGCACGCAGGAGCCCCCGGCCACGCAGGGCCCTGGGCAGGCCCAGGAGGGTGGCATGAAGCAGCAGGATGGCAGCATTCCTCTCCCCAGTGCT GTCCCTGCACCGTCCGTGGCTGACACCGAGAAGCCAGAGGAGAAGCAGCGAACGCCTGGGGAGCTCCCGGTGCCCCCCCCGGACGCTGGGCGAGCGGAGCACTAG
- the LOC107203950 gene encoding uncharacterized protein LOC107203950 → MVLTAPWAWREGEGSRGGLGCREGSACASGPWLLLGVRTEPSPAVAQQLCRTSAPILCCVIAPPCAPLAFLCCSQPSWTGFGSLAPSQDCTGCPGLGCVVWVTSVLSRGGEAGGWWGSSVPWQGSPHSTVLTLHWQELHSHLWDPRRAGWWRRGHSVPWQLRSPGCSTGHCCSSPRLCAGCWGCPAWPVPSVCPWCSCLAGGNGCCSVPGLLCHPAVVRSGHGQTLLLLEPGLCPPAPPVPPCSSCAPPAPPVPPVFLLCPPAPHPGWQRGLCCEHGTAASPGWNVAGKEPWPLHPAQPHPIPAPTCC, encoded by the exons ATGGTGCTCACAGCACCCTGGGcttggagggagggagagggcaGCCGGggtgggctgggctgcagggaggggtctgcctgtgcctctggcccctggctgctgctgggtgtccGCACTGAGCCCTccccagctgtggcacagcagctgtgcagaacCTCAGCCCCGATTCTGTGTTGTGTCATTGCACCCCCGTGTGCCCCCCTtgccttcctctgctgttctcAGCCATCCTGGACTGGCTTTGGGAGCCTTGCACCTTCCCAGGATTGCACCGGCTGcccggggctgggctgtgtggtGTGGGTCACTTCTGTCCTCAGCAGAGGGGGAGAGGCTGGGGGATGGTGGGGGAGCTCTGTGCCGTGGCAGGGCTCCCCCCACTCCACCGTCCTCACCCTGCACTGGCAGGAGCTTCACTCACACCTCTGGGATCCCCGCAGAGCTGGCTGGTGGAGGAGAGGCCATTCCGTGCCCTGGCAGCTCcgcagccctggctgcagcactgggcactgctgttCCTCCCCACGgctgtgtgctggctgctgggggtgTCCTGCCTGGCCAGTCCCgtctgtgtgtccctggtgctcctgcctggcaggggGAAATGGCTGCTGCTCCGTCCCTGGCCTCCTGTGCCACCCTGCAGTG GTGAGGAGTGGGCACGGCCagaccctgctcctgctggagcctggcCTGTgcccccctgctcctcctgtgcccccctgctcctcctgtgccccccctgctcctcctgtgccccCCGTGTTCCTCCTGTGtccccctgctcctcacccGGGCTGGCAGCGAGGGCTGTGCTGTGAACATGGCACTGCCGCCTCTCCCGGCTGGAAtgtggcagggaaggagcccTGGCCGCTgcatccagcacagccccatcccattccagcccccACGTGCTGCTGA